In the genome of Odontesthes bonariensis isolate fOdoBon6 chromosome 20, fOdoBon6.hap1, whole genome shotgun sequence, the window CGTCTTTTGGTCGTGTGGAAAGCTTAAAACATTTTGGGATAATATAACATTTTAGCATTTAGATCTGGAAAGCGTATTAGGATACAGGATCCCAAAAGAACCCGAGAATAGTGCTACTGGGATCGGCGGTATTCTTTAAAGAGGGGGTCGGTGCATCTCCAGGATTATTACAGTCGCATGTAGGAAAGTCATCATCAGGAACGGGCTTAAGCTCGACCCACCAAGGTCAGATCACTGAGAAAAAAGAGCCACACAAAGCTATGGGTAAAATGGACAACGCCCAAACTAAAAACTGGGTCTACTACATTCTAAAAGAACCGAGGACAGTTTAAGTTTACAGTGTAAAATTCCCCCCTGTTAGACTTATTCTCTGTACTGTTAGGCATGTAAATAAAGagtttagaaaaataaagttcttCGGTTTACTGTAAAAAGTTGAataggaggggaaaaaaaaaaattctatggCAAAAACGAACAATAGTTTTAGTTGTTTTCTTCCTCTGAAGCGGCTCAGCTGCTGTGCACGTGATAGGTTGACTTTATTGGAAAGGGGCGTTGGCTTGAGAGATGTCATTTTCTGGATGTCTTATTTGTCTGTTTAGAAAGGGCAGGATGGGAGCCTCCATGTCTACACCTTCTGCTCCGACAGTCAGGGCAGAGGCCATGATGACCGCCCCACCTCAAGGCTGTCCAATGCACCAAGAAGTCCAGCCTGTCAAGGGTATGTAATGCACTATTATAATTATCCTGACATGATGCTGTGTTTAAAATGGGTTGTGTTTAAAACTGTGTCCACATATTGTAATTTGACCGAATCTTCTTCTAGTGTCTCCACCCTCGGAGTGCCCCATGCACCAAGCTCAACCTGTCACAGGTACGCGAGTAATTGTGGAGTATAAGTGCATAAGTATGGTGCAACAAACCTCAATGATCTGCTTTTGTCTCCAGTGGCTCCTCCGTCAGACTTCCCGACGCAGCAAGCACAGGCAGGTCCAGTCCACCAGGACCGGGCCTACGAGTTTGTGGAGTGTCCCATGAAAGCTGCAGCCGGCATGAACAGTGACATTGATCCAGCAAACATGGTATCAGCACCATCTTAGAGAGCAAAGAGGAAGGGTCTGTGATGGGGAAGGGAGTGAGGAACTCGTGTGAATTTAAATGGTTAAAAGAGGTCTTAAAGGcctctgttttttatttaaatccaaaATAGACAGCTGGCTTCACAAAACAAGCAAAGAGAGAACATTTACATAGTTGATGTGATGAAGACATAGGTGTAGATTTACTATTACAATTGAAAAGAGATTGGTTGCAATATGTTAaagttagctgttagctctCTGTCATCTTTGTTGCCTCCCCATTCTGAACTATTAAGAGTGATCTGTTGCACTGACAGCCACGGCAGCAAAGTTGAGCTAGGTGCAAAAAGTTGAGCCGCTCCGAATGTGCCCGACGGCTGACTGTCAGCGTGTTGTATAAAGACTTAGAGCTGTTATTCACACCTGTTTCACACTCCCGGGTTGATgcatttttctgttgtatttgaatcttgttatttatttttttttttatcataaattTTGTCAAATATTCACGGTTGACTGTTTTTTatcttctttctctctgtgtaAAGATGCCCCCCCCTAACCAAATGCCAGCTCCAGATCAGCCCTTTAGTCTGTCCGTCAACAGGGAGGAGTCTACCATTCCTCGTCATGGGACAGAGAGGAACTGGGTTTATCCATCTGAGCAGATGTTCTGGAATGCCATGCTGCGAAAGGGGTCAGTGCACACTGAGCGGATGTCCGGTGTCCTTTAACCTCTAAAGACCAGGAGCTGTGCTGTTCTGAGCTGTTGATGAAATGTCTTCGACATcctttagtaaaaaaaaaaaacaggattaaAATACTCCAGCACCTTTCTGAACCACGAAAACACACCTCTGTTCATAGCAGTCTTTTTTAGGGAGTGGAGTGAGCCACTCCACCCCACACCTCAATGCGGTGTCCATCTTTTTGGATTGGTGAACAGATTAGCTCCACCTTGTACATGTAAATGATCTCCTCAAGGTACACCCAATAACCCTTGAAGAGTGTTAGTACCGTATGAGAGTATTACGTACCTACCCTGAAAGCTCACAGGTTTGATGTCAGTAAAAAAACTCGGCGTTGTCACTTACAGATCTCTTACATGAGTGTTTTTTCGTGTGCCCAGGTGGCGCTGGCGTGATGATGACCTCGCTTCTGATGACATGACCAACATCATTAAAATCCACAATAAGAACAATGAGCAGGCCTGGCA includes:
- the hccsb gene encoding holocytochrome c-type synthase, whose protein sequence is MGASMSTPSAPTVRAEAMMTAPPQGCPMHQEVQPVKVSPPSECPMHQAQPVTVAPPSDFPTQQAQAGPVHQDRAYEFVECPMKAAAGMNSDIDPANMMPPPNQMPAPDQPFSLSVNREESTIPRHGTERNWVYPSEQMFWNAMLRKGWRWRDDDLASDDMTNIIKIHNKNNEQAWQEILKWEALHAGECPCGPALKRFGGKAKEFSPRARFRHWMGYELPFDRHDWIIDRCGKEVRYIIDYYDGEINKENYQFSILDVRPAFDSIDAVWDRMKVTWWRWTS